In Verrucomicrobiota bacterium, the following are encoded in one genomic region:
- a CDS encoding tyrosine-type recombinase/integrase has translation MIAEYDGHMERVCGFAISTRRLRRQHGRDLLKWRYGTRRVHLLQLSAKDLTKFVTSRVPDLSPGSRHVMTVSLRSFCRFLEFSGRIRVGLSGAVPRVATPPPAQPPKTLDFDQWQRFLSHFPRVTAIGKRDYAIALCLSKLALRSHEVTALTLDDINWRARALRLGRTKQRRERLLSMPDPVAKAIASYLKQGRPRTASRALFVHHKLYVGRPISTYCVRGLIRRAFERCGIAARGTHILRHTWAAYAHRRGASLKLIADVLGHSSLQTTLRYAHVNLEELRQAALPWPSIRK, from the coding sequence TTGATTGCCGAATATGACGGGCACATGGAGCGGGTTTGTGGTTTTGCTATCTCGACCAGGCGTCTGCGCCGACAACACGGCCGTGACCTGTTGAAATGGCGTTATGGCACGAGGCGAGTCCACCTGCTGCAGTTAAGCGCCAAAGATCTGACGAAGTTTGTAACCAGCCGGGTCCCAGACTTGTCACCGGGATCAAGGCACGTGATGACCGTCAGTCTGCGCAGTTTCTGTCGGTTCTTGGAGTTCTCAGGACGCATCCGAGTCGGGCTTTCTGGTGCCGTACCGCGTGTGGCAACTCCGCCACCCGCGCAACCTCCAAAGACGCTGGACTTCGATCAATGGCAAAGATTCCTATCACATTTTCCGCGGGTCACTGCCATTGGCAAGCGGGACTACGCTATTGCTCTCTGCCTGTCGAAGCTGGCGTTACGGTCTCATGAAGTAACCGCCTTGACTCTGGATGACATCAATTGGCGGGCAAGAGCGCTGCGGTTAGGCCGGACCAAGCAGCGGCGGGAACGGCTTTTGTCCATGCCCGACCCGGTGGCCAAGGCCATTGCGAGTTACCTCAAGCAGGGGCGTCCGCGCACCGCGAGTCGCGCACTCTTCGTGCATCACAAGCTTTATGTGGGGCGCCCGATTAGTACGTATTGCGTACGAGGCCTGATTCGGCGCGCCTTTGAGCGATGCGGGATTGCCGCCCGTGGAACTCACATCCTGCGGCACACGTGGGCCGCTTACGCCCACCGGCGCGGTGCCAGTCTTAAGTTGATCGCAGATGTCCTTGGTCACAGTTCCTTGCAAACCACGTTGCGTTACGCTCATGTCAACCTCGAAGAACTCCGCCAAGCCGCTCTGCCTTGGCCCAGTATAAGGAAATGA